In one window of Janthinobacterium sp. 1_2014MBL_MicDiv DNA:
- a CDS encoding GNAT family N-acetyltransferase encodes MPVPDRLQLLPPTSADLAGLLDFELENRAYFESWVTARAPGYYSQEAIAAAIEQAQHERQQDRAHQYLAKLDGQIVGRVNLTGVTRPYFNKAQLGYRIGERFGGRGYATRIVALLLEEAFGELELWRLEATARPQNLGSIAVMRRNGFHQYGKSEQAMFFQNAWSDLLYFERRKEHAAG; translated from the coding sequence ATGCCAGTCCCCGACCGCCTGCAGCTGCTCCCGCCCACCAGTGCCGACCTTGCCGGCTTGCTGGATTTCGAACTGGAAAACCGCGCCTATTTTGAAAGCTGGGTCACGGCCCGCGCGCCGGGCTATTACAGCCAGGAAGCCATCGCCGCCGCCATCGAGCAGGCGCAGCACGAACGCCAGCAAGACCGCGCGCACCAGTACCTGGCCAAGCTGGACGGACAGATCGTCGGCCGGGTCAACCTGACGGGCGTCACGCGCCCCTATTTCAACAAGGCGCAGCTCGGCTACCGCATCGGCGAACGGTTCGGCGGACGCGGCTACGCCACGCGCATCGTGGCCCTGTTGCTGGAAGAAGCATTCGGCGAGCTGGAACTGTGGCGCCTGGAAGCGACGGCGCGGCCGCAAAACCTCGGCTCGATCGCCGTCATGCGGCGCAATGGCTTTCATCAGTACGGCAAGTCGGAACAGGCCATGTTCTTCCAGAATGCCTGGTCGGACTTGCTGTATTTCGAACGGCGCAAGGAGCACGCCGCCGGCTGA
- a CDS encoding ABC transporter substrate-binding protein, protein MKRTYTRIAMAALVASAWLSQASADEFLVGAEIPLTGNLARVGAGMQEGIMVAAEVFNKTNGKHKVKIVTVDDESAPAKAIAAVEKLASQGVVAITGGYGSNNISPASDTANKLGLVYITSGGVDDSLVASGRKNFFRINNTAGYEKAMLGMLADVGAKSVSIVYSTKDATTGLAKDVEKALAARGVKVTTHSFDPAITDFKPIINKIKLQDKSEVVAMVGYENDYVGIIRAARVLKPKIKAMVGVWSLATPKMAADFPDLMPNVFGTALLPFPTEFKTADGKAFSDAYKQLYKKEPDYLGQFGYVQSMLLFEAIARAADKGTIKKGGVAEEMRKTDRETLIGRVQFAANGDNQNFVHRMAQHQDKKVVIVWPKEHATGKLAYPAVPW, encoded by the coding sequence ATGAAACGCACATACACACGCATCGCCATGGCAGCGCTGGTTGCCAGCGCCTGGCTGTCGCAGGCCAGCGCCGACGAATTCCTGGTCGGCGCGGAAATTCCCCTCACGGGCAACCTGGCGCGCGTCGGCGCCGGCATGCAGGAAGGCATCATGGTCGCGGCCGAAGTATTCAACAAGACCAACGGCAAGCACAAGGTCAAGATCGTCACCGTCGACGACGAATCGGCGCCGGCCAAGGCCATCGCCGCCGTGGAAAAGCTGGCCAGCCAGGGCGTCGTGGCCATCACGGGCGGCTACGGCTCGAACAATATCTCGCCCGCCTCGGATACGGCCAACAAGCTGGGGCTCGTCTACATCACCTCGGGCGGCGTCGACGACAGCCTGGTGGCCAGCGGACGCAAGAATTTTTTCCGCATCAATAACACGGCCGGCTACGAAAAAGCCATGCTGGGCATGCTTGCCGACGTGGGCGCGAAATCCGTCTCCATCGTGTATTCGACCAAGGACGCCACCACGGGCCTGGCGAAGGACGTGGAAAAGGCGCTGGCCGCCAGGGGCGTGAAAGTGACGACGCACTCGTTCGACCCGGCCATCACGGACTTCAAGCCCATCATCAACAAGATCAAGCTGCAAGACAAATCGGAAGTGGTGGCCATGGTCGGCTATGAAAACGATTATGTGGGCATCATCCGCGCCGCGCGCGTGCTGAAACCGAAGATCAAGGCCATGGTGGGCGTCTGGTCGCTGGCCACGCCAAAGATGGCGGCCGACTTCCCCGACCTGATGCCGAACGTCTTCGGCACGGCCCTGCTGCCCTTCCCCACGGAATTCAAGACGGCCGACGGCAAGGCGTTCAGCGACGCCTACAAGCAGCTGTACAAGAAGGAGCCGGACTACCTGGGCCAGTTCGGCTACGTGCAGTCGATGCTGCTGTTCGAAGCGATCGCGCGCGCGGCCGACAAGGGCACCATCAAGAAAGGCGGCGTGGCCGAGGAAATGCGCAAGACGGACCGCGAAACCCTGATCGGCCGGGTGCAGTTCGCCGCCAACGGCGACAACCAGAACTTCGTGCACCGCATGGCGCAGCACCAGGACAAGAAAGTGGTGATCGTCTGGCCGAAGGAGCACGCCACGGGCAAGCTGGCCTACCCGGCCGTGCCCTGGTAA
- a CDS encoding alpha/beta fold hydrolase yields the protein MTATQLCAAAPDTLPVKPAFTPSACVVPVLPGEKIECGMLSVPEHRGKADSRAIALPVMIFRSSAAAPAADPVVYLPGGPGLSSIDGRTSGKGNPFLLERDQILLEGRGNKFAQPSLACPELNVLRAADAAPAAQTQAVERCRAVLAASGIDLDGYTSAESADDLDDLRRLLGIAQWNLIGFSYGTRLAQAVLARHPEGVRSVVLDSVLPADINYDEMAAAPLQRAIDLVLDGCATEPACDARYPDLRGRLMALLARADRDGIAAPGRVLRRRDIVHALAEGLQQPALIPTLPRLIGEAAQGRPQGLLPLLRSAPSSFNWGLRLSIWCGEEMPFEQPGRMAAQVSPALGLGGVDSRTATPDMCGAWRVAAAAAQANHAVKSEVPVLILAGEFDPVTPPAWGRRLLRTMPNARFVQIPGQAHGAMFNRCGGQLTLAFLRDPRAPLNLDCVARMQGLVFSGD from the coding sequence TTGACTGCGACACAGCTCTGCGCCGCCGCGCCGGACACACTGCCCGTCAAACCGGCCTTTACGCCCTCCGCCTGCGTGGTGCCGGTGCTGCCGGGCGAGAAGATAGAGTGCGGCATGCTGAGCGTGCCCGAGCACCGGGGCAAGGCCGATAGCCGCGCCATCGCCTTGCCCGTCATGATTTTCCGTAGCAGTGCGGCCGCGCCCGCAGCCGATCCCGTCGTGTATCTGCCCGGCGGGCCAGGCCTGAGCAGCATCGACGGGCGCACCAGCGGCAAGGGCAATCCGTTTTTGCTGGAACGCGACCAGATACTGCTCGAAGGACGCGGCAACAAGTTCGCCCAGCCTTCATTGGCCTGTCCCGAATTGAACGTGCTACGGGCGGCGGATGCGGCGCCTGCCGCGCAGACGCAGGCGGTCGAGCGCTGCCGCGCCGTCCTGGCGGCCTCCGGCATCGACCTCGATGGCTACACCTCGGCGGAATCGGCGGACGACCTCGACGACCTGCGCCGCCTGCTCGGCATCGCACAGTGGAATTTGATCGGCTTTTCGTACGGCACGCGCCTGGCACAGGCGGTGCTGGCGCGCCATCCAGAGGGCGTGCGCAGCGTGGTGCTCGACTCCGTGCTGCCGGCCGACATCAACTACGATGAAATGGCCGCGGCGCCGCTGCAGCGCGCCATCGACCTGGTCCTCGACGGCTGCGCGACGGAGCCCGCGTGCGACGCGCGCTACCCGGACCTGCGCGGACGCCTGATGGCGCTGCTTGCGCGCGCCGACCGCGACGGCATCGCGGCGCCGGGGCGCGTGCTGCGCCGGCGCGACATCGTCCATGCCCTGGCCGAGGGATTGCAGCAGCCGGCGCTGATCCCCACCTTGCCTCGCCTGATCGGCGAAGCGGCGCAAGGCCGCCCGCAAGGCCTGCTGCCATTGCTGCGCAGCGCGCCTTCCAGCTTCAACTGGGGGCTGCGCCTGTCGATCTGGTGTGGCGAGGAAATGCCGTTTGAACAGCCCGGGCGCATGGCCGCGCAGGTATCGCCGGCCCTGGGGCTGGGCGGCGTGGATAGCCGCACGGCGACGCCCGACATGTGCGGCGCCTGGCGCGTCGCAGCGGCCGCGGCGCAGGCAAACCATGCCGTGAAAAGCGAGGTGCCGGTGCTGATCCTGGCCGGCGAATTCGATCCCGTGACGCCGCCCGCGTGGGGACGGCGCCTGCTGCGCACGATGCCCAATGCGCGCTTCGTGCAGATTCCGGGACAGGCGCATGGCGCCATGTTCAACCGCTGCGGCGGGCAGCTGACGCTGGCCTTCCTGCGCGACCCGCGCGCGCCCCTGAACCTGGACTGCGTGGCCAGGATGCAGGGACTGGTGTTTTCCGGCGACTAG
- a CDS encoding HDOD domain-containing protein, giving the protein MARQPASISEIDAIYYRWLAAAGSAQAPKQAEQQILDELTRLAREPIAGAALVPRIPAIIPQLMRTLQEENMSAAQLSRQLAQDVVLVAEVYREANRPCYHSRYNASPSINNMEGAIMLLGQNGMRMLLARVAFRPIVSMQSGGLTIRTAPLIWRQSEKCALAANLVAPALQANAFDAYLAGLMSNVGLVVAFRLIDQMHAPDAFPQSDAFIAQVFAQARILSVRIAELWEFPESVTRAIGQADADPQAQALARGDRLSKLRMLVDTGRFPADDPFVTAGLGKSDLQVFDKLADDED; this is encoded by the coding sequence ATGGCACGGCAGCCAGCCAGCATCAGCGAAATCGACGCCATCTATTACCGCTGGCTGGCTGCCGCGGGTTCGGCGCAGGCACCAAAGCAGGCGGAACAGCAGATTCTGGACGAATTGACGCGCCTGGCCCGTGAACCGATCGCGGGCGCTGCGCTGGTGCCGCGTATTCCGGCCATCATTCCGCAGTTGATGCGTACCTTGCAAGAGGAGAACATGAGCGCGGCCCAGCTGTCGCGCCAGCTGGCCCAGGACGTGGTGCTCGTTGCCGAGGTCTACCGCGAAGCGAACCGGCCCTGCTACCACTCGCGCTACAACGCCAGCCCGTCGATCAACAACATGGAGGGCGCCATCATGCTGCTGGGGCAAAACGGCATGCGCATGCTGCTCGCCCGCGTCGCCTTCCGTCCCATCGTCAGCATGCAAAGCGGCGGGCTGACCATACGCACGGCGCCGCTGATCTGGCGCCAGTCCGAGAAATGCGCGCTGGCGGCCAACCTGGTCGCGCCGGCACTGCAGGCAAACGCCTTCGATGCCTATCTCGCGGGACTGATGTCGAATGTCGGCCTGGTGGTGGCGTTCCGGCTGATCGACCAGATGCATGCGCCCGATGCCTTCCCGCAATCGGATGCCTTCATTGCCCAGGTATTTGCGCAAGCGCGTATCTTGTCGGTGCGGATCGCCGAATTATGGGAGTTTCCCGAGTCCGTGACCCGCGCGATCGGGCAGGCCGATGCCGATCCGCAGGCGCAGGCGCTGGCGCGGGGCGACCGCTTGAGCAAGCTGCGCATGCTGGTCGATACCGGCCGCTTTCCTGCCGACGATCCTTTCGTGACGGCCGGACTCGGCAAGAGTGACCTGCAGGTGTTCGACAAACTGGCCGACGACGAGGATTGA
- a CDS encoding branched-chain amino acid ABC transporter permease, with protein sequence MKRSTLMATAALLLAAYVAVPLLLGANQYVMSIVVAALIIGGVAMSWALLGNLGGMVSFGHAAFFGVGAYVSALATVKLGLPVFAAMLLGGAGAAIAAIIMLPVLRLRGPYFALAILAYAHIFRILATEWSSVTGGAGGINNIPTLPTVFGFDLASKTGAYLVVLTLVVCCAIAYSRIRASHYGIALRAMHDSEDATRVVGVNSTLLKGMMLLVSAFMAGLFGAFNAHYINFLEPDYAFNSLWVTLPIVAAIFGGYRTILGPVLGAVVVYLVDQLIFKSLIPTGHQLVLGVLLVAMIVFSPNGLLPLLQKWLKNAFKAKEKTHA encoded by the coding sequence ATGAAGCGTTCAACACTGATGGCCACGGCGGCCCTGCTGCTGGCCGCCTATGTCGCCGTGCCGCTGCTCCTGGGCGCCAACCAGTATGTGATGAGCATAGTGGTGGCGGCCCTGATCATCGGCGGCGTGGCCATGTCCTGGGCCCTGTTGGGCAACCTGGGTGGCATGGTCAGCTTCGGCCACGCGGCGTTCTTCGGCGTGGGCGCGTATGTATCCGCGCTGGCCACCGTGAAACTGGGCTTGCCCGTGTTTGCCGCCATGCTGCTGGGCGGCGCGGGCGCGGCCATCGCCGCCATCATCATGCTGCCAGTGCTGCGCCTGCGCGGGCCGTATTTTGCGCTGGCCATCCTCGCCTACGCCCACATCTTCCGCATCCTGGCCACGGAATGGAGTTCCGTCACGGGCGGCGCCGGCGGCATCAACAACATTCCCACCCTGCCCACCGTCTTCGGCTTCGACCTGGCCAGCAAGACGGGCGCCTACCTGGTGGTGCTGACCCTGGTGGTGTGCTGCGCCATCGCCTACAGCCGCATCCGCGCCAGCCACTACGGCATCGCCCTGCGCGCCATGCACGACAGCGAAGACGCCACGCGCGTCGTCGGCGTCAACAGCACCCTGTTGAAAGGCATGATGCTGCTGGTATCGGCCTTCATGGCGGGCCTGTTCGGCGCCTTCAACGCCCACTACATCAACTTCCTCGAGCCCGACTACGCCTTCAACAGCCTGTGGGTCACCCTGCCCATCGTGGCGGCCATCTTCGGCGGCTACCGCACCATCCTCGGCCCCGTGCTGGGCGCCGTCGTCGTGTACCTGGTGGACCAGCTCATTTTCAAGTCGCTGATCCCCACCGGGCACCAGCTGGTGCTCGGCGTGCTGCTGGTGGCGATGATCGTCTTCAGCCCGAACGGCCTGCTGCCGCTGCTGCAAAAATGGCTGAAAAACGCGTTCAAGGCGAAGGAGAAAACACATGCTTGA
- a CDS encoding branched-chain amino acid ABC transporter permease — protein MTELILQALYSGLLQGGSYALIALGLALVFGTMKVINLAHGELVLLAAYIAYSVESGLGLGPMFAIPIALVIVSLTSVGVYLIVSRIKKDREINSLILTYGIGVILTNFILLVWKADIRSTSSSWLQEGIEIGPFFSMRSEVIFFGVSLVLMAALWRWLATSWYGRAVRAVSSNRDAAKLMGIDPGRTELVSFLVAGILAAFAGVALFSYGVIQPAYGGALTVKAFIITVLAGIGSIPGVLIAAVLLGVAEALTVTLASSALQELSGMVLFLLVLFIMPNGLFGAQRRRG, from the coding sequence ATGACTGAATTAATCTTGCAAGCCCTGTATTCGGGCTTGCTGCAGGGCGGCTCCTACGCCCTGATCGCACTGGGACTGGCGCTGGTCTTCGGCACCATGAAAGTGATCAACCTGGCGCACGGCGAACTGGTGCTGCTGGCCGCCTACATCGCCTACAGTGTGGAGTCGGGCCTGGGCCTGGGCCCCATGTTCGCCATTCCCATCGCGCTGGTGATCGTCAGCCTGACGTCCGTCGGCGTCTACCTGATCGTCAGCCGCATCAAGAAGGACCGCGAAATCAATTCGCTGATCCTGACCTACGGCATCGGCGTCATCCTCACCAATTTCATCCTGCTGGTATGGAAGGCCGACATCCGCTCCACCTCGTCGAGCTGGCTGCAGGAAGGCATCGAGATCGGCCCCTTCTTCAGCATGCGCAGCGAAGTGATTTTCTTCGGCGTCAGCCTGGTGCTGATGGCGGCCCTGTGGCGCTGGCTGGCCACCAGCTGGTATGGCCGCGCCGTGCGCGCCGTCTCCAGCAACCGCGACGCGGCCAAGCTGATGGGCATCGACCCGGGCCGCACGGAGCTGGTCTCTTTTCTGGTCGCAGGCATCCTGGCCGCCTTCGCGGGCGTGGCCCTGTTCAGCTATGGCGTGATCCAGCCGGCATACGGCGGCGCGCTGACGGTGAAAGCCTTCATCATCACGGTACTGGCCGGCATCGGCTCGATACCGGGCGTGCTGATCGCCGCCGTGCTGCTGGGCGTGGCCGAAGCGCTGACCGTCACCCTGGCCAGCTCCGCGCTGCAGGAATTGTCGGGCATGGTGCTGTTCCTGCTGGTGCTGTTCATCATGCCGAACGGCTTGTTCGGCGCACAACGGAGGCGCGGATGA
- a CDS encoding ABC transporter ATP-binding protein encodes MLETTLKIENLRAGYGAINVLWDVSLDIQKGKLTTIIGPNGAGKTTLLRAIMGLLPVGAGRIALDGVAINGTPTWKMSDARVTMIPEGRMTFRDMSVEENLIMGAFPKEHRSHMPARLAEAYAMFPRLHERRRQLAGSLSGGEAQMLAMARGLMSDPSLLIIDEPSLGLAPLVVNELFEILARLNDGRRTIILVEQNTARAVGVADHVYLMQSGKVALSQAASEVDLEHLHALYFAR; translated from the coding sequence ATGCTTGAAACGACGCTGAAGATAGAGAACCTGCGCGCCGGCTATGGCGCCATCAATGTGCTGTGGGATGTCTCCCTGGACATCCAGAAGGGCAAGCTGACCACCATCATCGGCCCGAACGGGGCCGGCAAGACCACCCTGCTGCGGGCCATCATGGGCCTGCTGCCGGTGGGCGCCGGCCGCATCGCGCTCGACGGCGTGGCCATCAACGGCACGCCGACGTGGAAGATGAGCGATGCCAGGGTCACCATGATCCCCGAGGGCCGCATGACGTTTCGCGACATGAGCGTGGAAGAAAACCTGATCATGGGCGCCTTCCCGAAGGAGCACCGCAGCCACATGCCGGCGCGCCTGGCCGAAGCCTACGCCATGTTTCCGCGCCTGCACGAGCGGCGCCGGCAGCTGGCAGGCTCGCTGTCGGGCGGCGAGGCGCAGATGCTGGCGATGGCGCGCGGGCTGATGTCGGACCCGTCGCTGCTGATCATCGACGAGCCGTCGCTGGGCCTGGCGCCGCTGGTGGTCAACGAACTGTTCGAGATCCTCGCGCGCCTGAACGACGGCCGTCGCACCATCATCCTCGTCGAGCAGAATACGGCGCGCGCCGTGGGCGTGGCCGACCACGTCTACCTGATGCAAAGCGGGAAAGTGGCGCTGTCGCAGGCGGCGTCCGAGGTCGATCTCGAGCACCTGCATGCGCTCTACTTTGCGCGCTAG
- the lepB gene encoding signal peptidase I — MKTWIRANKGFLMFILLFGVFRTAVADWNPIPSASMRPNLLEGDVVFVNRLAFNLKVPLTDIVLQRLGEPQRGDIVTFSSPKDGTRLIKRIIALPGDTVEMREEQLIINGQPAQYTALDTAPETIAHVGQLTAQRIRERNQTEQHRIQVLPQIAGAARSFAPVTVPADHFLMLGDNRDNSADSRYFGFVPRKLLIGKAERILVSADIEDHWQPRLQRFGMKLE; from the coding sequence ATGAAAACATGGATACGCGCCAACAAAGGTTTTTTGATGTTTATCCTGCTGTTCGGCGTGTTCCGCACGGCCGTGGCCGACTGGAATCCCATCCCCTCGGCATCCATGCGCCCCAACCTGCTCGAAGGCGACGTGGTCTTCGTCAACCGCCTGGCCTTCAACCTGAAAGTGCCGCTGACCGATATCGTGCTGCAGCGCCTGGGCGAACCGCAGCGGGGCGACATCGTCACCTTTTCCTCTCCGAAAGACGGCACGCGGCTGATCAAGCGCATCATCGCCCTGCCCGGCGACACCGTGGAAATGCGCGAGGAACAGCTGATCATCAACGGCCAGCCCGCCCAGTACACGGCGCTCGATACGGCGCCTGAAACCATCGCCCACGTGGGCCAGCTGACGGCCCAGCGCATCCGCGAGCGCAACCAGACCGAGCAGCACCGCATCCAGGTCTTGCCGCAGATCGCGGGCGCCGCGCGCAGCTTTGCCCCCGTGACGGTGCCGGCCGACCATTTCCTCATGCTGGGCGATAACCGCGACAATAGCGCCGATTCGCGCTATTTCGGCTTCGTGCCGCGGAAATTGCTGATCGGCAAGGCCGAGCGCATCCTCGTCTCGGCCGATATCGAGGATCACTGGCAACCGCGCCTGCAGCGTTTCGGCATGAAGCTGGAATAA
- a CDS encoding ABC transporter ATP-binding protein: MLELDNVSVRFGGLTAVDSVTLKVGSHDVIGLVGANGAGKTTLFNAISGLVRPTSGHIRFEGRDIMATPMYQRARLGLGRTFQIPQPMHELTVRENLIVAQRFGTGKVDMRQIDEILDFTSLAGKAGRDAASELALTELKALEVAKALATNPKLLLLDEVLAGLETNGKRRFMGMLKDLHAQFGVGIVMIEHDIETISNLCQRVAVLNFGQLIADGTPDAVFRDPAVIESYTGAVHA; this comes from the coding sequence ATGCTTGAACTCGATAATGTGTCCGTGCGCTTCGGCGGCCTGACGGCCGTCGACAGCGTCACGCTGAAGGTGGGCAGCCACGACGTGATCGGCCTGGTCGGCGCCAACGGCGCCGGCAAGACCACCCTGTTCAACGCCATTTCCGGCCTCGTGCGCCCCACCAGCGGCCATATCCGCTTCGAGGGGCGCGACATCATGGCCACGCCCATGTACCAGCGCGCGCGCCTGGGCCTGGGCCGCACCTTCCAGATCCCGCAACCGATGCATGAACTGACGGTGCGCGAAAACCTCATCGTGGCGCAGCGCTTCGGCACGGGCAAGGTGGACATGCGCCAGATCGACGAAATCCTCGATTTTACTAGCCTGGCGGGCAAGGCCGGGCGCGACGCGGCCAGCGAACTGGCGCTGACGGAGCTCAAGGCGCTGGAAGTGGCCAAGGCGCTGGCGACGAATCCCAAGCTGCTGCTGCTCGACGAAGTGCTGGCCGGGCTGGAAACGAACGGCAAGCGCCGCTTCATGGGCATGCTGAAGGACTTGCACGCGCAGTTTGGCGTCGGCATCGTCATGATCGAGCACGATATCGAAACCATCAGCAATCTGTGCCAGCGCGTGGCCGTGCTCAATTTCGGCCAGCTGATCGCCGACGGCACGCCGGACGCCGTCTTCCGCGACCCCGCCGTCATCGAAAGCTACACGGGAGCAGTTCATGCTTGA
- a CDS encoding NAD-dependent protein deacetylase gives MHIFPLASQRPASDDPALDQLAQFLQRHPDALLLTGAGISTASGIPDYRDTDGVRRGNAPVQGPDFRRQEAVRRRYWARSMVGWPTLARAAPNAGHLAIAQLAQRRRIGGLVTQNVDGLHQQAGSVAVTELHGSIHGVVCLDCRARHTRRLIQEVLERDNPQMLGATATPAPDGDALLEPSQLATFHLPCCPHCGGTLQPDVVFFGDGVPPACAAEAGRKMGDASALLVVGSSVMVYSSFRLCRMAAETGKPVAAINLGKTRADHLLAFKTEAPAQDILPALAAMLG, from the coding sequence ATGCACATTTTCCCCCTCGCCAGCCAGCGGCCCGCCAGCGACGATCCCGCCCTCGACCAGCTGGCGCAGTTCCTGCAGCGCCATCCGGACGCGCTGCTGCTGACGGGCGCCGGCATCAGCACGGCGTCCGGCATTCCCGATTATCGCGACACGGACGGCGTGCGGCGCGGCAACGCGCCCGTGCAAGGCCCCGACTTTCGCCGCCAGGAAGCCGTGCGCCGCCGCTACTGGGCGCGCAGCATGGTAGGCTGGCCCACCCTGGCGCGCGCCGCGCCAAATGCGGGGCACCTTGCCATCGCGCAACTGGCGCAGCGCCGGCGGATAGGCGGCCTGGTGACGCAAAACGTGGATGGCCTGCACCAGCAGGCGGGCAGCGTCGCCGTCACGGAATTGCATGGCAGCATACATGGCGTGGTGTGCCTCGATTGCCGCGCCCGCCACACGCGCCGCCTGATCCAGGAAGTGCTGGAGCGCGACAATCCGCAGATGCTCGGTGCCACGGCCACGCCGGCGCCCGACGGCGACGCCCTGCTGGAACCGTCGCAACTGGCCACTTTTCACCTCCCCTGCTGTCCGCATTGCGGCGGCACCCTGCAGCCGGACGTGGTGTTTTTCGGCGATGGCGTGCCGCCCGCCTGCGCGGCCGAGGCCGGACGCAAGATGGGCGACGCCAGCGCGCTGCTGGTGGTGGGTTCGTCCGTCATGGTGTATTCGAGCTTTCGCCTGTGCCGCATGGCGGCCGAAACGGGCAAGCCCGTGGCCGCCATCAACCTGGGCAAGACGCGCGCCGACCATTTGCTGGCGTTCAAGACCGAAGCGCCGGCACAGGACATCTTGCCTGCATTAGCGGCCATGCTGGGCTGA
- a CDS encoding DinB family protein, protein MSNILARYVTSQAYNNAWANHRLLKACRQLSLAEFQATRVSFFPTIQLTLNHILTCDWFYLDALERELRAESPHPDCHVFFEKDEPFTDCAALQAAQRASDARLVAHCRSLCDADLARPVTILRDTPQVDTRLRLLAHLFQHQIHHRGQVHAMLAGTRIAPPQLDEFFCAGEADERAQDFLELGWTEDEVWGAR, encoded by the coding sequence ATGAGCAACATACTGGCCCGCTACGTCACCAGCCAGGCGTATAACAACGCCTGGGCCAACCACCGCCTGCTGAAGGCTTGCCGACAATTATCGCTGGCCGAGTTCCAGGCCACGCGCGTCAGTTTCTTCCCCACCATCCAGCTCACCCTGAATCACATCCTCACATGCGACTGGTTTTATCTCGATGCGCTCGAGCGCGAACTGCGCGCCGAATCACCGCATCCGGACTGCCATGTCTTCTTTGAAAAGGACGAACCATTTACGGACTGCGCCGCGCTGCAGGCGGCACAGCGGGCGTCCGATGCGCGCCTGGTCGCCCATTGCCGCAGCCTGTGCGATGCGGACCTGGCGCGGCCCGTGACCATCCTGCGCGACACGCCGCAAGTCGACACGCGCCTGCGCCTGCTGGCACACCTGTTCCAGCACCAGATCCACCACCGGGGGCAAGTGCATGCCATGCTGGCCGGCACGCGCATCGCGCCGCCGCAGCTCGACGAATTCTTTTGTGCCGGCGAGGCGGACGAGCGGGCGCAGGATTTTCTGGAACTGGGCTGGACGGAAGACGAGGTCTGGGGAGCGCGCTGA
- a CDS encoding VOC family protein: MLSHICLGTNDFPRAYAFYAVLLGELGLLEKFHDAAKPWAGWMARDAARPLFVLGAPHDGLPAAPGNGQMTALLAASRAQVDRCHQAVLALGAVCEGPPGLRPHYHAHYYGAYFRDLDGNKLCVCCHAEE, from the coding sequence ATGCTGTCCCATATTTGCCTTGGCACCAATGATTTTCCCCGCGCTTATGCCTTCTATGCAGTGCTGCTGGGGGAGCTGGGCTTGCTCGAGAAATTCCATGATGCGGCCAAGCCGTGGGCGGGCTGGATGGCGCGCGATGCGGCGCGCCCCCTGTTCGTGCTGGGCGCGCCGCATGACGGCTTGCCGGCCGCGCCCGGCAATGGGCAGATGACGGCCTTGCTGGCGGCCAGCCGCGCGCAGGTGGACCGCTGCCACCAGGCCGTGCTGGCGCTGGGCGCCGTGTGCGAAGGGCCGCCCGGCTTGCGGCCCCATTACCACGCCCATTACTATGGCGCCTACTTCCGCGACCTCGATGGCAACAAGCTGTGCGTCTGCTGCCACGCCGAAGAATAA